One Fusarium falciforme chromosome 1, complete sequence genomic window carries:
- a CDS encoding Tubulin-specific chaperone A — protein MAPPTPLAIATSSVNRLLKEEASYHKEVEQEEASIKALKEKIESGQGDEDGNGTYMLKQQQTALEQTKAVFEPLRKKIVAAVQKLEEQITVSEQTGGQEEQVQLAKETLEKAKAAQNGA, from the exons ATGGCCCCGCCAACCCCCCTCGCTATCGCCACGAGCTCCGTCAACCGGCTCCTCAAGGAGGAAGCCTCGTACCACAAGGAGGTTGAACAAGAGGAGGCTTCTATCAAGGCCCTGAAGGAAAAGATCGAGAGCGGACAGGGCGATGAGGACGGCAATGGCACGTATATGCTCAAGCAGCAG CAAACCGCCCTGGAACAGACCAAGGCCGTCTTCGAGCCCCTACGAAAGAAGATCGTCGCCGCCGTCCAGAAGCTGGAAGAGCAGATCACCGTGAGCGAGCAGACCGGCGGACAAGAGGAGCAGGTGcagctggccaaggagaCGTTGGAGAAGGCTAAGGCGGCTCAGAACGGCGCATAG
- a CDS encoding Conserved oligomeric Golgi complex subunit 4, translating to MQLPWAGREGPGHDSLLPMSNIPSITGLVGDLTDSGDGDRQQRPGRHVRTTSAHARNVADQFSYMTPSEAAANLRTSLTHGLTPTEALTRLGDYGPNEIPHDPPEPLWLRFVKQFQEPLILLLLVSAGTSLLLGNMDDAVSITVAVTIVVTVGFVQEYRSEKSIEALNHLVPNHAHLVRGQNKAPPVGKTPTWPPRPDDDEPAPSPGSVTPISDILDATSSKVMASQLVPGDLVLFTTGDRIPADIRVTKAADLTIDASNLTGETEPVRITVDARRRGLGSYAFDKAQHPRPGSLAPDEHADSHGDGIHNIAYMGTLIKSGHGQGIVFATGGHTHFGTIATSVSGTESPRSPLQLTMDDLGSQLSKASFLVIGLISVVGWLQGKKLLEIFTISISLAVAAIPEGLPIIVTVTLALGVHRMARHNAIVRRMPKVETLGSVNVVCTDKTGTLTTNHMTTTRMWYFGAQEPVQVDSDNEALDTNPDLNQATLRVLRIGNIANDARLAQKYTEHGQAATAVLSSTLGRDQVSTYTRWVGQPTDVAMLDLLDRFKEHDVRESIGPRVSETPFSSERKWMGVTIGSETRGDKEYAYMKGSIEKVLAACDTYLEQDGREIVLDSARRQEALQAAETMAVQGLRVLAFASGSVSRPLRNRSAPRNTPGFDRSESPLSHNPDDIYKGLTFAGLVGMRDPPRPGVGRSIRRLMRGGVKVIMITGDAETTALAIGKQLGMNIAAPSGHMGGQGTVKSVLRGDEVDRMSEADLAQAMQHTTIFARTNPDHKLKIIRALQSRGDIVAMTGDGVNDAPALKKADIGISMGRHGTDVAKEAADMILTDDDFSTILRAIEEGKGIFNNIQNFLTFQLSTSAASLALVFICTCFGFKSPLNAMQILWINIIMDGPPAQSLGVERVDPDVMTKPPRRRGDPVLTRALISRVLTSAAIITIGTMLIYRREMVADGQVTRRDTTMTFTCFVFFDMFNALSCRSESKSVLRGEVGLFSNNLFNWAVSLSIAGQLLVIYFPWLQETFQTEALGFFDLVRLFILCSTVFWADEVRKYLSLPNGLSHRPEHDHTVVESTTLSLQNATTESDIRDALAALHARETSITSRLGALVASQADLSRDLGRLDLLRAGLGAQVIAARSIGNDMLATAADTAGRLSDKVKELDLEKSRVEETLGVVEQVAELKACVNGVVGSMGAPQDWEAAAGYLSRASKVPDEIVKGPFAVSIVPSVEVPDPPWVTLEDAKESLCGLFLREFEKAAEESDGTKVTRFFKLFPLIGRADVGLDVYGRYVCQGVAGTARATLKDAMGSQRKEGFFYANALTKLFEHIAQIVEGHGGLVERHYGSGKMVRVIERLQMEADVQGGIIVDTWSDERGIDRKLTDVRSYPFSFLVQSFLPQPPRGGTPRVNSPAIGVGNNPRESEDEGVNMKEVDGLLSEIAVMLGRWSLYTRFLAGKCKDPNTADDAPLVIPDVLIKSNLYRKVSTKLTSPYNVMTTFFFRRSVEKAFQLDEYPTGLSLSLNRHIDSNAPYIILAVDDVMYIVNAVIQKSISTSQRDVIASVIPTIGRVLGSDFVGMIQRKMRDESYPKPVVQGGFPPEEKIIHFIVLINSLDMANEYLTRIITGRIGDSGQIPNGDVQNGPLKDSFPFERDVTFVANALHTLQTSFIGKTTELLNEGIQVLFNQVVKLRLRPVLTDTFRDADYTLSEDDLAEIAQQNDEDEDELIEQVPRRFEHGWDLLMKPIARLMTPGTYSQLLDITARYLSKIWEKKVLGYAGRTNALGAIRIERDFIALVDVVSRGDYAVREVFSKVLQLLMVANMEDEEWDEIMAQDGEDDGIDWVLTDEERRRARSLVRG from the exons ATGCAGCTCCCATGGGCCGGCCGCGAGGGCCCTGGACATGACTCCCTTCTACCAATGTCCAATATCCCATCCATCACTGGGCTTGTGGGGGATCTTACCGACTCTGGCGATGGTGATCGTCAACAGCGACCAGGTCGCCATGTCAGAACTACCTCTGCGCATGCACGA AACGTGGCCGACCAGTTCTCCTACATGACCCCGAGCGAAGCAGCGGCGAACTTACGAACCTCCCTCACGCATGGCCTTACACCGACTGAAGCTTTGACTAGACTAGGCGATTATGGACCAAACGAGATTCCGCATGATCCTCCCGAACCATTGTGGTTGCGCTTCGTCAAGCAGTTCCAGGAGCCCCTgatcctgctcctcctcgtatCGGCCGGAACATCGCTACTCCTGGGTAATATGGATGACGCCGTCAGCATCACGGTCGCCGTGACCATCGTGGTTACCGTAGGCTTTGTGCAGGAATATAGATCCGAGAAATCTATTGAGGCTCTCAACCACCTTGTCCCGAACCATGCGCATCTCGTTCGTGGTCAGAACAAGGCGCCCCCTGTCGGCAAGACTCCTACTTGGCCTCCACGtcccgatgacgacgagccgGCGCCTTCTCCCGGCTCTGTTACTCCCATTAGCGATATACTAGATGCCACTTCTTCCAAGGTTATGGCTTCTCAGCTGGTTCCTGGCGACCTTGTCCTCTTCACCACGGGCGATCGCATTCCTGCCGACATCCGGGTTACCAAGGCTGCGGATTTGACAATTGATGCTTCGAATCTTACGGGAGAGACAGAGCCTGTAAGGATTACAGTCGATGCTCGTCGCCGTGGTCTCGGCTCCTACGCTTTCGACAAGGCACAACACCCACGACCCGGATCGCTCGCTCCCGATGAGCATGCAGACTCTCACGGAGATGGAATTCATAATATTGCTTACATGGGAACTTTGATCAAGTCTGGACACGGCCAGGGCATCGTCTTTGCAACTGGAGGACACACGCACTTTGGCACTATTGCGACCAGTGTGTCTGGTACTGAAAGCCCGCGATCCCCTCTCCAATTGACCATGGATGATCTCGGCTCGCAGCTGAGCAAAGCTTCATTCCTGGTCATTGGTCTTATCTCAGTTGTCGGTTGGTTACAGGGAAAGAAGCTCCTTGAAATTTTCACCATTTCGATCTCACTGGCTGTCGCTGCTATTCCGGAAGGCTTACCCATTATTGTCACCGTTACCTTGGCTCTTGGAGTGCACCGTATGGCTAGGCACAATGCGATCGTGCGAAGGATGCCCAAGGTTGAGACACTAGGCTCTGTTAATGTCGTCTGCACTGATAAGACCG GAACTCTAACCACGAACCATATGACGACCACTCGAATGTGGTATTTTGGAGCCCAGGAGCCGGTTCAAGTTGATTCTGATAATGAGGCTCTGGATACCAATCCGGACCTCAACCAAGCTACCCTGCGAGTCCTTCGCATTGGAAACATCGCCAATGATGCGCGACTTGCCCAGAAGTATACGGAACATGGTCAAGCAGCCACGGCTGTGCTATCTTCGACTCTTGGGCGAGATCAAGTGTCCACCTACACTCGTTGGGTTGGCCAGCCTACTGATGTTGCCATGTTGGATCTTCTTGACCGCTTCAAGGAACACGACGTTCGAGAATCTATTGGCCCTCGAGTAAGCGAGACGCCGTTCAGCTCCGAGCGAAAGTGGATGGGAGTTACCATTGGCTCAGAAACAAGGGGCGACAAGGAGTATGCCTACATGAAGGGTTCTATCGAAAAGGTTCTTGCCGCGTGCGACACGTATCTGGAACAGGATGGAAGAGAAATTGTCTTGGACTCAGCTCGTcgtcaagaagctctccaGGCCGCTGAAACCATGGCTGTCCAGGGCCTACGAGTCCTAGCATTTGCGAGCGGCTCGGTCTCACGACCACTGAGGAACAGGTCAGCACCACGCAACACACCTGGTTTCGACAGGAGCGAGAGCCCTCTCTCTCACAACCCGGATGATATTTATAAGGGCCTCACATTTGCTGGCCTGGTTGGCATGCGCGATCCTCCCCGACCCGGAGTTGGAAGATCCATCAGGCGGCTGATGCGAGGCGGTGTCAAGGTCATCATGATCACTGGTGACGCCGAAACAACAGCCCTTGCCATTGGCAAGCAGCTTGGTATGAATATTGCGGCTCCCAGCGGTCATATGGGTGGCCAGGGTACCGTCAAGTCTGTTCTCCGAGGTGATGAAGTCGACAGGATGTCCGAGGCGGATCTTGCCCAGGCCATGCAACATACGACGATTTTTGCGCGCACGAATCCCGATCACAAGCTGAAGATCATCAGGGCGCTTCAATCCAGAGGCGATATTGTCGCCATGACTGGAGACGGAGTGAACGATGCGCCTGCACTGAAGAAGGCCGATATCGGTATCTCTATGGGCCGTCACGGAACAGATGTCGCCAAGGAGGCAGCGGATATGATTCTGACAGACGATGACTTTTCGACGATCCTTCGTGCTAttgaggagggcaagggcaTCTTCAATAACATCCAGAACTTCTTGACCTTCCAGCTGAGCACCAGCGCCGCCAGTCTGGCTCTTGTGTTTATCTGCACATGCTTCGGCTTCAAGTCCCCCTTGAACGCCATGCAGATTCTCTGGATCA ACATTATCATGGATGGACCTCCCGCTCAGTCTCTGGGTGTCGAGAGAGTAGACCCCGACGTCATGACCAAGCCTccccgaagacgaggagaCCCTGTTCTTACTCGCGCACTCATCTCACGCGTACTAACATCGGCTGCCATTATCACCATCGGAACAATGCTCATCTACCGGCGCGAGATGGTGGCCGATGGCCAAGTGACGCGACGAGACACGACCATGACCTTTACTTGCTTCGTTTTCTTCGATATGTTCAACGCTCTCAGCTGCCGATCTGAGTCCAAGTCGGTACTACGGGGCGAGGTTGGACTCTTTTCCAACAACCTGTTCAATTGGGCCGTCTCCCTCAGCATCGCGGGCCAGTTGCTTGTCATTTATTTCCCCTGGCTTCAGGAAACGTTCCAGACGGAAGCCCTCGGGTTCTTCGATCTTGTACGACTATTCATTCTGTGCAGCACGGTGTTCTGGGCAGATGAGGTGCGgaaatatcttag CCTTCCAAACGGCCTCTCCCACCGCCCAGAGCACGATCACACCGTCGTCGAATCCACCACCTTGTCCCTTCAGAATGCCACGACTGAGTCTGACATCCGCGATGCGCTCGCCGCCCTGCACGCCCGCGAGACCTCTATAACGTCCCGTCTCGGTGCTCTCGTCGCTTCCCAAGCTGACCTCTCCCGCGACCTCGGTCGGCTAGACCTCCTGCGGGCAGGACTCGGTGCGCAGGTCATCGCCGCACGATCCATCGGAAATGACATGCTGGCAACTGCGGCGGACACGGCAGGCCGGCTGAGTGATAAAGTCAAAGAGTTGGACCTGGAGAAGAGCCGAGTCGAGGAGACGCTTGGCGTGGTGGAACAGGTTGCAGAGCTCAAGGCATGCGTCAACGGTGTAGTTGGTTCCATGGGCGCTCCCCAGGACtgggaggctgctgctggataCCTGTCGAGGGCGAGCAAGGTGCCAGACGAGATCGTCAAGGGTCCATTTGCTGTCAGCATAGTACCGAGCGTCGAGGTGCCCGACCCGCCGTGGGTGACGCTGGAGGATGCCAAGGAGAGCCTGTGTGGTCTCTTCCTACGAGAGTTCGAGAAGGCGGCAGAGGAGAGCGACGGAACCAAGGTCACACGGTTCTTCAAGCTCTTCCCACTGATAGGTCGAGCCGACGTCGGTCTGGATGTCTATGGACGATACGTGTGTCAAGGTGTGGCCGGCACAGCTCGGGCGACGCTTAAGGACGCCATGGGTAGTCAGCGCAAAGAAGGATTCTTCTATGCCAACGCCCTGACGAAGCTCTTTGAGCACATTGCGCAGATTGTCGAAGGCCACGGAGGACTCGTGGAACGTCACTATGGCTCTGGAAAGATGGTCCGAGTTATTGAGCGCCTGCAGATGGAAGCCGACGTCCAAGGAGGCATCATTGTCGACACATGGAGCGACGAGAGAGGAATCGACAGGAAACTCACAGATGTTAGGAGCTATCCCTTCTCGTTCCTCGTTCAGAGCTTCCTACCTCAGCCACCGCGAGGTGGTACGCCGAGGGTGAACTCGCCGGCGATTGGGGTGGGCAATAACCCCAGAGAGAGCGAAGACGAGGGCGTCAACATGAAGGAGGTTGACGGCCTATTAAGTGAAATTGCCGTGATGCTTGGCCGATGGTCATTATACACCAGGTTTCTTGCTGGCAAATGCAAG GACCCAAACACAGCAGACGACGCGCCGCTTGTCATACCTGATGTTTTGATCAAGTCGAATCTATACCGAAAAGTGTCGACAAAGCTCACGTCGCCATACAATGTCATGACTACGTTCTTCTTCCGGCGATCCGTGGAAAAGGCATTTCAACTGGATGAATACCCTACCGGTCTGTCGTTGAGTTTGAACAGGCATATTGACAGCAACGCTCCCTATATCATCTTGGCGGTCGACGATGTCATGTACATCGTAAACGCTGTTATCCAGAAATCCATCTCCACATCACAAAGAGACGTCATCGCCTCCGTAATACCAACTATTGGGAGAGTCCTCGGCTCCGACTTTGTTGGCATGATCCAGCGCAAGATGCGGGATGAATCTTATCCCAAGCCAGTGGTCCAAGGAGGATTCCCGCCCGAGGAGAAGATTATTCACTTTATTGTTCTCATCAATAGTCTGGACATGGCCAATGAGTATCTTACGCGCATCATCACGGGCCGGATAGGCGATTCTGGTCAAATACCGAATGGTGATGTCCAGAACGGGCCACTCAAGGACTCATTCCCCTTCGAAAGGGACGTCACATTCGTCGCCAATGCCTTACACACGCTTCAAACGTCCTTTATCGGGAAGACGACCGAGCTTCTTAACGAAGGAATTCAAGTGCTCTTCAACCAAGTTGTCAAGCTCAGGTTACGCCCTGTGTTGACTGATACGTTCCGTGACGCAGACTACACGCTGTCCGAAGACGACCTTGCCGAAATAGCCCAGCAgaacgacgaggatgaggacgagctcATTGAACAAGTACCCCGGCGCTTCGAACACGGCTGGGACCTGCTCATGAAGCCTATCGCGCGGCTGATGACACCTGGAACATACAGCCAGCTCCTGGACATCACAGCACGTTACCTATCAAAGATATGGGAGAAGAAGGTACTCGGTTATGCAGGACGTACCAACGCCCTGGGTGCGATTCGCATTGAGCGCGACTTTATCGCCTTGGTGGATGTCGTTTCCAGAGGGGACTACGCTGTGAGAGAGGTGTTTTCCAAGGTGCTGCAGCTTCTCATGGTCGCAAATatggaagatgaggaatgGGATGAGATTATGGcgcaagatggagaagacgaTGGCATCGACTGGGTTCTGACTgacgaggagaggaggagggcaaggagctTGGTCAGGGGCTGA
- a CDS encoding Threonylcarbamoyl-AMP synthase, translating into MRMKFSIAQPSRTLTTNRLCRCRCGHICHLTRPENTALYFLRRNFTNSARNVVPLFTQRSHPSLRPLTSALSSKFTTQASPTMETRIVKVSSKGSLGRFRPGEGLARLDHWEVQCEDKSALKALEHAAHELRTTPTPVAFPTETVYGLGADATRSPSVKGIYSAKGRPSDNPLISHVCDLEMLREYIGQVEGGQDPIPSRYRALIERFWPGPLTILLPNPQPTKLAPEVTAGLKTFGVRMPSSPLALSLIKLAGVPLAAPSANASTKPSPTTAQHVMDDLRGRIELILDGGQCAVGVESTVVDGLCDPPVVLRPGGIGLDELRSCPGWEGAVIAYKDQSEEGKAAPRAPGMKYKHYSPKARVVLYESSCAKGATGVASSELATATNGAVNGHATNGERKTRKIGVIRTQRWKQGAGLRCANLQRQKTVDEDQDSPFEVVEGDLLDENEKPIGKILDIDLGRDTEGIARGLFSALREFDRQGVDTIFVDGIEDRIDIAAAVMNRLRKAASEIRA; encoded by the coding sequence ATGAGGATGAAATTTTCCATCGCACAACCATCGCGAACCCTCACAACCAACCGTCTCTGTCGCTGCCGCTGCGGGCATATTTGCCATTTAACACGCCCTGAGAACACGGCTCTCTACTTCTTACGTCGAAATTTCACCAATAGCGCACGCAACGTCGTGCCGCTTTTCACCCAACGGTCACATCCCAGTCTGCGACCACTTACATCGGCGCTATCCTCAAAGTTCACGACACAGGCCTCGCCCACCATGGAGACGCGCATAGTCAAGGTCTCCAGCAAGGGGAGTCTGGGTCGCTTCCGGCCAGGCGAGGGACTTGCCAGGTTGGATCACTGGGAGGTTCAGTGCGAGGACAAGAGTGCCCTCAAAGCCCTGGAGCATGCAGCCCACGAGTTGAGGACCACACCCACACCTGTCGCATTTCCTACTGAGACTGTCTATGGCCTTGGAGCGGATGCTACTCGGAGTCCTTCGGTCAAGGGGATTTACTCTGCCAAGGGGCGACCCTCGGATAACCCCCTCATCTCACACGTCTGCGACTTGGAAATGCTGCGCGAGTATATCGGCCAGGTCGAGGGAGGTCAAGATCCTATACCAAGTCGATATAGGGCCTTGATAGAGCGTTTCTGGCCAGGACCTTTGACCATCCTGCTACCGAATCCTCAACCTACAAAGCTGGCACCAGAGGTTACGGCAGGCCTCAAGACCTTTGGTGTGCGCATGCCCTCCTCACCCCTCgccctctccctcatcaAGCTCGCCGGTGTCCCCCTTGCAGCACCGTCAGCCAACGCCTCCACCAAGCCTTCCCCAACCACGGCGCAGCATGTCATGGACGATCTAAGGGGGAGAATCGAGCTTATCCTGGACGGAGGGCAGTGCGCTGTTGGCGTGGAGAGCACCGTGGTGGATGGACTATGCGATCCCCCAGTTGTCCTCCGCCCAGGTGGTATTGGTCTGGATGAGCTGCGAAGCTGCCCTGGGTGGGAGGGTGCAGTGATAGCATACAAGGACCAGAGCGAAGAGGGCAAGGCCGCACCACGAGCTCCAGGGATGAAGTATAAGCATTACAGCCCCAAGGCTAGAGTGGTGCTCTACGAATCGAGTTGCGCCAAGGGTGCGACGGGAGTGGCCTCGTCTGAGCTGGCGACTGCGACGAATGGAGCTGTCAATGGCCATGCCACCAACGGTGAGAGAAAGACGAGAAAAATTGGAGTCATTCGTACTCAACGGTGGAAGCAAGGGGCTGGATTGAGATGCGCCAACCTTCAACGACAGAAAACAGTCGATGAAGATCAAGACTCGCCATTTGAGGTGGTTGAGGGCGACCTATTGGATGAGAATGAAAAGCCCATTGGCAAAATTCTGGATATTGATCTTGGAAGGGATACTGAGGGGATCGCCCGGGGCCTCTTCTCGGCGCTTAGGGAGTTTGATCGACAAGGCGTAGACACCATCTTCGTCGACGGCATAGAGGATAGAATCGACATTGCTGCGGCGGTCATGAATCGCCTCCGCAAGGCGGCGTCAGAGATTAGAGCATGA
- a CDS encoding Coatomer subunit zeta translates to MSPGMTLFSIQAILILGTEDGSRIFAKYFQPPHSAPHGPSSASSNPYPDVKSQKAFEKGLIEKTAKQTGDIILYDNRIVLYKMESDVMMYVVGSVDENEILLYNTVLALRDSLHLLFKQSVDKRTIVENYDLVSLAIDEIVDDGIILETDPTIIVQRVSRAPTQDLPVGRIDLSEQGVNNLAQLGKSKLADWLRQGL, encoded by the exons ATGTCTCCTGGAATGACCCTTTTCTCCATCcaggccatcctcatcctgggCACCGAGGATGGCTCCCGGATATTCGCAAAGTACTTCCAGCCACCGCACTCAGCGCCCCACG GCCCTTCGAGCGCCTCCTCCAACCCCTACCCCGATGTCAAGTCGCAAAAGGCCTTTGAGAAGGGCCTCATTGAGAAGACGGCCAAGCAGACTGGCGATATCATCCTCTACGACAACCGGATCGTGCTGTACAAGATGGAGTCGGACGTCATGATGTACGTCGTCGGTAGCGTCGACGAGAACGAGATTCTGCTGTACAACACCGTCCTCGCCCTAAGGGACTCTCTCCACCTTCTGTTCAA GCAATCCGTGGACAAGCGGACAATTGTCGAAAACTATGACCTCGTTTCCCTCGCGATTGACGAGatcgtcgacgacggcatcatcctcgagaccgaccccaccatcatcgtccAGCGCGTGAGCAGAGCTCCCACCCAGGACCTCCCCGTGGGTCGCATCGACCTCAGCGAGCAGGGCGTCAACAACCTGGCGCAGCTAGGAAAGTCGAAACTGGCGGACTGGCTCCGGCAGGGTCTGTAA
- a CDS encoding DNA helicase, with the protein MSSPRRTRNSQSATPRRSTRNNSEANETPRSRQTKQASSPIFYQSSPPGGDQNGLPGDVSSPLRQMTNSQSTRAPSGIPSSPLRQMTDTQSDIDPERTPRANPTTPAFPGGSSPIRYDPSSSPGRSLRHQSEFRSEGSGLFLSSQIGSPAPHRRGDINSDAARTPRAARRVILDDAGRVVREGPVDGSDAASFANRDPNTSEADVLGGQGQSLIWGTTVSIDDTFAHFKDFLRNFTQKYRMYRDGVSDEDVRAAPDAESKPYWEALENMLLLGTTRLYLDISDLNLYPPTRKLWHQIQAYPQEIVPVMDQSVHDMMVELARAETMRSRPSQSSAGHQVTTPGAQSSEPVFPSSDHPEEAPTPRTQPDQNQPSLEDQVSSSIYVVRPFGLDKTINLRDLNPTDMDRLISIKGLVIRTTPVIPDMKDAFFRCNVCNHSVNVGLDRGKIREPTECPREICKSKNSMLIVHNRCSFEDKQVIKLQETPDAVPAGQTPHSVSVCVYNELVDFCKAGDRVQLTGIFRVSPVRVNPRQRALKSVHKTYVDVLHIQKVDKKRMGADPSTLGIAGEEEAEHGENEMEETRTISPEDEEKIRQTSQRDDIYELLARSLAPSIYEMDDMKKGILLQLFGGTNKTFHKGGSPKYRGDINVLLCGDPSTAKSQMLSYVHKIAPRGVYTSGKGSSAVGLTAYVTRDPETRQLVLESGALVLSDGGVCCIDEFDKMSDATRSVLHEVMEQQTVSVAKAGIITTLNARTSILASANPIGSRYNPDLPVPQNIDLPPTLLSRFDLVYLILDRFDEKNDRRLAKHLLSLYLEDKPHSAPSNNDILPVEFLTLYISYARSKIQPTISQEAAQELVDCYVAMRSLGQDVRAADKRITATTRQLESMIRLSEAHAKMRLAEVVTRDDVREANRLIQSALKTAATDAQGRIDMSLLTEGTSAADRKRREELRTALLHLLDEMTAGGNSVRWGDVGRRLSEGASVPVEQSEFNEVMRALEAENAIMISGEGARRIVRRITSVV; encoded by the exons ATGTCGTCACCACGGAGGACGCGCAATTCGCAGTCGGCAACCCCTCGCCGCTCTACACGCAACAACTCGGAAGCCAACGAGACCCCCCGCAGCAGACAGACCAAGCAGGCCTCGAGTCCCATCTTCTATCAGTCGTCGCCTCCCGGGGGCGACCAGAATGGGCTCCCCGGCGATGTCTCGTCGCCATTGAGGCAGATGACCAACAGTCAGAGCACCCGTGCTCCCAGCGGTATTCCCAGCTCGCCGCTGCGCCAGATGACGGATACTCAGAGTGATATCGATCCTGAGAGAACCCCTCGAGCCAACCCCACGACCCCCGCGTTCCCTGGAG GATCTTCACCTATTCGATACGACCCCAGCTCTAGTCCTGGGCGATCCCTGCGACACCAGTCTGAATTTCGAAGTGAGGGTAGtggcctcttcctcagctCTCAGATCGGTAGTCCTGCCCCTCACCGTCGAGGAGACATCAACTCGGATGCGGCCCGAACCCCCCGTGCAGCTCGTCGAGTCATTCTAGATGATGCTGGCCGTGTTGTGCGTGAGGGGCCCGTGGACGGATCCGATGCCGCTTCCTTTGCAAACCGAGATCCCAATACCTCCGAGGCTGATGTCCTCGGCGGACAAGGACAGAGTCTGATCTGGGGTACGACTGTCTCTATTGATGACACTTTTGCCCACTTCAAGGATTTTCTCCGCAACTTTACACAAAAATACCGAATGTACCGCGATGGTGTGTCTGATGAGGATGTCCGGGCGGCCCCTGATGCCGAGTCGAAGCCGTACTGGGAGGCGCTTGAGAACATGTTGCTCCTGGGTACGACAAGACTCTACCTTGACATCTCGGATCTGAACCTCTATCCTCCTACCAGAAAGCTGTGGCATCAGATCCAGGCCTACCCCCAGGAAATTGTGCCTGTCATGGATCAGTCGGTCCATGACATGATGGTTGAGCTTGCTCGAGCCGAGACCATGAGGTCTCGTCCCTCTCAGAGCAGCGCTGGTCATCAAGTAACCACGCCTGGAGCGCAGAGCTCGGAACCCGTGTTCCCCAGTTCTGATCACCCTGAGGAGGCCCCGACACCTCGAACTCAACCCGACCAGAACCAGCCTTCGCTGGAGGACCAAGTGTCGTCGTCTATTTACGTTGTTCGGCCGTTTGGCTTGGACAAGACAATCAACCTGAGAGATCTTAACCCAACTG ATATGGATCGCCTCATCTCCATTAAGGGCTTGGTCATCCGAACTACCCCTGTTATCCCTGACATGAAGGACGCTTTCTTCCGTTGCAATGTCTGCAATCACTCAGTCAATGTTGGCCTGGATCGTGGCAAGATTCGAGAACCCACCGAGTGCCCTCGTGAGATTTGCAAGTCCAAGAACTCGATGCTGATCGTTCACAACCGATGTTCGTTTGAGGATAAGCAGGTTATCAAGCTTCAGGAGACCCCTGATGCCGTGCCTGCTGGTCAGACACCTCACTCAGTCTCAGTCTGTGTCTACAACGAACTCGTCGACTTTTGCAAGGCTGGTGACCGTGTGCAACTGACAGGCATTTTCCGCGTCAGCCCCGTCCGTGTGAACCCCCGCCAACGAGCGCTCAAGAGCGTGCACAAGACATATGTGGATGTGCTTCATATCCAAAAGGTTGACAAGAAGCGTATGGGCGCTGACCCGTCAACTCTGGGCATTgcaggcgaggaggaggccgagcaCGGAGAGAACGAGATGGAGGAAACCCGTACCATCAGccccgaggatgaggagaagattCGCCAGACGTCACAGCGAGACGACATTTACGAGCTCCTTGCTCGGTCTCTTGCCCCCTCGATCTACGAAATGGACGATATGAAGAAGGGTATTCTTCTGCAGCTCTTTGGCGGCACCAACAAGACGTTCCACAAGGGTGGTAGCCCCAAGTATCGGGGTGACATCAATGTTCTTCTCTGCGGCGACCCTTCGACGGCCAAGTCGCAGATGCTCTCGTACGTCCACAAGATTGCTCCTCGCGGTGTCTACACCAGTGGTAAGGGATCTTCTGCCGTTGGTCTTACTGCGTACGTTACCCGCGACCCGGAGACGCGACAATTGGTTCTCGAGTCTGGAGCATTGGTCCTGTCTGATGGCGGTGTCTGTTGTATCGACGAGTTCGACAAGATGTCGGATGCCACGCGCTCCGTCCTTCACGAAGTTATGGAGCAGCAGACTGTCTCGGTTGCCAAGGCTGGTATCATTACTACGCTCAACGCGCGAACCAGTATCCTCGCATCTGCCAACCCCATTGGCAGTCGCTACAACCCTGACCTCCCCGTGCCTCAGAATATCGATCTTCCTCCGACGCTTCTCTCCCGTTTCGATCTGGTCTATCTCATTCTGGACCGCTTCGATGAGAAGAATGACCGTCGTCTCGCCAAGCATCTTCTCTCGCTCTACCTTGAGGACAAGCCTCACTCGGCCCCTTCTAACAACGACATTCTCCCTGTCGAGTTCCTCACCCTCTACATCTCGTACGCGCGTTCCAAGATTCAGCCGACCATCTCTCAGGAAGCCGCCCAGGAGCTGGTGGACTGTTATGTGGCCATGCGGTCTCTGGGCCAGGACGTTCGCGCTGCTGACAAGCGAATCACGGCCACAACCCGTCAGCTCGAAAGCATGATTCGTCTCTCCGAGGCGCACGCGAAGATGCGTCTTGCCGAGGTTGTCACCCGTGACGACGTGCGTGAGGCCAACCGCCTCATCCAGAGCGCCCTCAAGACTGCTGCCACGGATGCTCAGGGTCGTATCGACATGAGTCTTCTCACCGAGGGTACTAGCGCAGCTGACCGCAAGCGCCGTGAGGAGCTGCGTACTGCCCTTCTGCATCTCCTGGACGAGATGACGGCGGGAGGCAACTCGGTACGATGGGGTGACGTTGGCCGCAGGCTGAGCGAGGGTGCCAGCGTCCCTGTCGAGCAGTCCGAGTTCAACGAGGTGATGAGGGCACTCGAGGCAGAGAACGCCATCATGATCAGCGGCGAGGGCGCGAGGAGAATAGTCCGCAGGATCACATCTGTTGTTTAA